In the genome of Perca fluviatilis chromosome 4, GENO_Pfluv_1.0, whole genome shotgun sequence, one region contains:
- the prdm2b gene encoding PR domain zinc finger protein 2 isoform X1, with protein sequence MAITGVTVESLDEIPAHVWKGLPDCLSLRPSAINQSRVGVWATQVIPKGKRFGPFVGEKKKRSQVTSNVYMWEVYFPARGWMCVDATDPMKGNWLRYVNWARSSEEQNLFPLEINRAIYYKVLRIRCTVPKYPPCLSASRAVIGGRTHLSLLQPIGPGEELLVWYTVEDNPEITAALEEERASTLNRKNSPRAKRARRKLLERARQAGLGGLRKTSVTKPTVKEMWDGKQELKEEDERPSTLGPSQELHETHPIGCTDHRDVEDMSAAMTARGNGEEEEEEEEEDADDDLEEPSESQQQTAQHSPASHSMQNKQPGSSLTCGEESHKDLQGKSECSSHAGQEPEVDPDLDLDPDPDGDLEGDPHGESYPCQHCERHFSTRQGLERHIHIHAITNQQTQLFKCRYCSKSFGSQVGRRRHERRHESGLKKRPGSLAGTASLLSPVMQTDGSSPDCTSPTSQYIAIGSHFTGGLLHNSEMQRKELGPYADRPFILDENGESKELHPCKYCNKAFGTHTNMRRHQRRIHERHLLPKGVRRKGMLLQEASVQQQQQPDESPSTSPPPVYVPSADTEDEVDRDDYTIDISKNISENLSFYIDGKIVSTSSVSTCEVIEVDSRSAALFGLDTVIISPNQISQALKMEGRTSAAKQVSNIGQPAAKRRTSTPPFVPSLKVETESASFTASSSSSSSSTSSSSNLLVGGLFQQAADSSAFQREKTVYLSPKLKQLLQTQDIQKSTIALITESHRLASPLSVTPLPGASGRFKRRTSSPPSSPQLSPASCKAEGVSSFALKVPKLESHSASPTGSLLDKEDGDSQSLSENNMHGQTSSNSGGNSCNQQPLDLSNSVSRRSDSLNKVLGDSALDLSFHRKSNIEPELKGSPAPQPLIKKRKPNTSMLEKVLMNEYLGLPLPGEEGPSALANLSCFHSHSPNVASESAHPSPPSLTPVTMNPSSPGNSSVTSPTPPPPLLPTIPSLPAMPSSPLSQPSDSSALRPLPVLSPKMSPRSVDRKPLSDSEENLCAEESEDEEEDHISEPLDSLNTPLKEPLNCLATSSPPELTSVDLPTTDKDVSLTATFNSLLNGKMNQNLDSVTEKSLAALSPQPESSSASSSPPPPPASHNPSPSLVSQSFPKIKIKEEPQHCVDELSVMNHAPQEGFDSSPQPAAPDKPSDKTSESEEVDSTYCKTFVCNVCEEPFNSIKELSGHITEHAANWPFKCEFCVQLFGDAPALLAHRTTLHGVGRIFVCSVCSKEFAFFCNLQQHQNDLHPNDKCSHTTVESGKLRPQNYTDASRAKEESNPSTPAPEKTDEAAPAPHSDTDLAKEEPDVNGNHTEDGAEDPNEELYTTIKIMASEGGKTKGPDVRLGINQHYPSYKPPPFPYHSRSHAGSVASATNFTTHNIPQTFSTAIRCTKCGNSFDNMPELHKHILACANASDKKRYTPKKNPIPLKQIVKSPNGVVSPSTAIAGQSPFRRMGQPKRLNFNQDTGKTKMSALSKKKNQLVQKAISQKNKSATTAKKAIVKVEEEPASNVCPHCSREFTYPASLSKHMAVSCPMKPVVKRGKKGLAEVKKEAVSVVDKNMNLRKKASDCEIPQTELEPKPLGKTRARSSGAADPEPSQASKGKNSATLGKLKRPASFPAPLSASKKTKKGQVQSLPPTPSALDTPSDSTQQRPAMRMQRMGKEAAPKRLAEAKSPPPQQPKKEERFSLRSRERVGGPVTRSLQMVNAAPSAEVKTEEPPIQEPKESQEALMK encoded by the exons GTGTTTGGGCCACTCAGGTCATCCCTAAAGGCAAGAGGTTCGGCCCATTTGttggagagaagaaaaaaaggtccCAGGTGACCAGTAATGTGTACATGTGGGAG GTGTATTTCCCAGCACGGGGCTGGATGTGTGTTGACGCCACAGACCCCATGAAGGGGAACTGGCTGCGATACGTGAACTGGGCACGCTCCAGTGAAGAGCAAAATCTTTTCCCCCTGGAGATCAACAGAGCCATTTACTACAAAGTTCTAAGG ATAAGATGCACAGTGCCCAAATATCCCCCTTGCCTCTCAGCAAGCCGGGCTGTGATTGGTGGCCGAACTCATCTCTCATTGTTGCAGCCTATCGGGCCAGGAGAGGAGCTGCTGGTGTGGTACACTGTGGAAGACAACCCTGAGATAACAGCTGCACTGGAGGAAGAAAGAGCCAGCACTCTGAACAGGAAAAATTCACCCAGGGCGAAGCGAG CCAGAAGAAAGCTGCTGGAGAGAGCCAGACAAGCTGGTTTGGGTGGTCTTAGGAAAACAAGTGTTACCAAACCTACTGTCAAGGAGATGTGGGATGGTAAACAAG AACTgaaggaggaggatgagaggCCATCAACTTTAGGGCCCTCACAGGAACTCCATGAAACCCATCCCATTGGATGCACTGACCATAGAGATGTGGAGGACATGTCAGCAGCGATGACGGCCAGGGGAAAtggggaagaggaagaagaagaagaggaggaggatgccGATGATGATTTGGAGGAACCGAGTGAATCACAGCAGCAAACTGCTCAGCATTCACCTGCGTCTCATTCCATGCAAAATAAGCAGCCTGGCTCATCACTGACCTGTGGTGAAGAAAGCCATAAGGATTTGCAGGGAAAATCGGAGTGTTCTTCGCATGCAGGACAAGAACCAGAGGTTGATCCTGATCTTGATCTCGACCCCGACCCTGATGGTGACCTTGAAGGTGATCCCCACGGAGAGTCCTATCCCTGTCAGCACTGTGAACGCCATTTCTCCACCAGACAGGGTCTGGAACGTCACATACACATTCATGCCATCACTAACCAGCAAACACAACTGTTCAAGTGCCGGTACTGCAGTAAATCCTTTGGCTCACAGGTGGGGCGGCGGCGGCATGAGAGAAGGCATGAGAGCGGGCTTAAAAAAAGGCCTGGCTCTCTGGCAGGGACTGCTAGTCTACTCAGTCCTGTAATGCAGACTGATGGTTCAAGTCCAGACTGCACCAGCCCAACGAGTCAATATATAGCCATAGGGTCCCATTTTACTGGAGGACTGCTGCACAACTCTGAGATGCAGAGAAAAGAGTTGGGGCCTTATGCTGACCGTCCCTTTATATTGGATGAAAATGGGGAGTCAAAGGAACTCCATCCCTGCAAGTACTGTAATAAAGCATTtggcacacacaccaacatgcGCAGACACCAACGCAGAATACATGAACGGCACTTGTTACCAAAGGGAGTTCGCAGGAAAGGCATGCTGCTGCAAGAGGCGTCagtgcagcaacagcagcagcctgATGAGTCCCCCAGCACCAGCCCTCCGCCCGTCTACGTGCCCAGTGCGGACACAGAAGATGAGGTAGACAGGGATGATTACACAATTGACATATCCAAAAACATCTCTGAGAATTTGAGCTTCTACATTGACGGCAAGATTGTGTCCACCAGTTCAGTGAGCACCTGTGAGGTGATAGAGGTGGATTCCAGATCTGCAGCTCTGTTTGGTCTGGACACAGTCATCATCAGCCCAAATCAGATCAGTCAGGCGCTAAAGATGGAGGGTAGAACGAGTGCTGCAAAGCAGGTTTCCAACATTGGCCAGCCAGCCGCAAAAAGAAGAACATCTACACCACCATTTGTTCCCAGCCTTAAAGTGGAGACAGAATCAGCATCTTTCACAGCCTCTTCATCGTCTTCATCATCCTCTACTTCTTCCTCATCTAACTTGTTAGTGGGTGGACTGTTCCAACAAGCTGCCGATTCATCGGCATTTCAACGAGAGAAAACGGTTTATCTCTCGCCTAAGCTCAAACAGCTCCTTCAGACACAAGACATTCAGAAATCAACCATTGCCCTGATAACAGAAAGCCATAGACTGGCCTCCCCGCTGTCAGTCACACCCCTGCCAGGGGCTTCAGGCAGGTTTAAAAGAAGAACATCCTCTCCCCCGTCATCTCCACAACTCAGTCCTGCGAGCTGTAAAGCTGAGGGGGTGAGCTCATTCGCCCTTAAGGTGCCAAAGCTGGAAAGCCACAGTGCGTCACCTACTGGGAGCCTACTGGACAAGGAAGATGGGGACAGCCAGAGCCTTTCTGAAAATAATATGCACGGCCAAACCTCTTCTAATAGCGGTGGAAATTCCTGTAATCAGCAGCCGTTGGATTTGTCAAACTCCGTCAGTAGGAGGAGTGACAGTTTGAACAAGGTGCTTGGGGATTCAGCTCTTGATTTAAGCTTCCATCGGAAGAGCAACATCGAGCCTGAATTAAAGGGAAGTCCAGCACCACAGCCactaataaaaaagagaaagccTAACACCAGCATGCTTGAAAAGGTGCTGATGAATGAGTATTTAGGTCTACCTTTGCCAGGAGAGGAGGGCCCCTCGGCCTTAGCAAACCTAAGTTGTTTCCATTCTCACTCTCCAAATGTTGCGTCAGAGTCTGCCCACCCCTCTCCACCGTCTTTGACCCCTGTCACCATGAACCCCTCTTCCCCCGGCAACTCCAGTGTGACATCCCCAACACCGCCTCCCCCTCTACTACCTACCATACCTTCTCTGCCAGCTATGCCTAGCTCTCCTCTTTCTCAACCTTCAGACTCCTCTGCActgagacctcttcctgtcctcTCGCCAAAAATGTCTCCAAGATCAGTTGATCGCAAGCCCCTGTCAGACTCGGAAGAGAATTTGTGTGCTGAAGAAAGcgaagatgaggaagaggacCACATCTCTGAGCCACTAGACTCCCTGAACACTCCACTTAAAGAGCCCCTTAATTGTTTAGCAACATCAAGCCCTCCTGAGCTGACATCAGTAGATCTGCCCACTACGGACAAAGATGTTTCTCTGACTGCAACGTTCAACAGTCTGCTAAATGGCAAAATGAACCAAAACCTTGACTCGGTAACGGAGAAATCTCTTGCTGCTCTCTCACCACAGCCAGAATCCTCATCTGCCTcatcatctcctcctcctcctcctgcatcACACAATCCATCCCCATCACTGGTTTCACAATCCTTTCCTAAGATCAAGATAAAAGAAGAGCCTCAGCACTGTGTAGATGAGCTGTCCGTTATGAATCATGCGCCTCAGGAAGGTTTTgactcttcacctcagcctgctGCTCCAGATAAACCGTCTGATAAAACCTCTGAGTCAGAGGAAGTTGACTCCACATACTGCAAGACGtttgtgtgtaatgtctgtGAGGAGCCGTTCAATTCCATCAAAGAGCTCAGTGGACATATCACCGAGCATGCTGCGAATTGGCCCTTCAAGTGTGAATTCTGTGTGCAGCTGTTTGGTGATGCCCCAGCCCTGCTGGCTCACCGGACAACACTACACGGAGTGGGCAGGATCTTTGTGTGCTCTGTCTGTTCCAAGGAGTTTGCATTTTTCTGTAACCTCCAGCAGCACCAAAATGATCTGCATCCAAATGACAAATGTTCACATACCACTGTAGAGAGTGGCAAGCTTAGGCCACAAAACTACACAGATGCATCCAGAGCCAAAGAGGAAAGCAATCCCTCAACACCAGCACCAGAGAAGACTGATGAAGCTGCTCCTGCTCCACACAGTGACACTGATTTAGCAAAAGAAGAGCCTGATGTTAATGGTAATCATACAGAGGATGGTGCGGAGGACCCCAATGAGGAGCTGTACACTACAATAAAGATCATGGCCTCAGAAGGTGGGAAGACTAAAGGCCCGGATGTTCGCCTTGGCATTAACCAACACTACCCCAGTTATAAACCACCCCCTTTTCCTTACCATAGTCGTTCCCACGCTGGCTCGGTGGCCTCCGCTACCAACTTCACCACCCATAACATACCACAAACCTTTAGCACTGCCATACGCTGCACCAAATGTGGCAACAGCTTTGACAACATGCCCGAACTGCACAAGCACATTTTGGCCTGTGCCAATGCAAGTGATAAGAAGCGTTACACTCCCAAGAAAAACCCCATCCCCCTCAAGCAAATAGTGAAGAGTCCGAACGGAGTCGTGTCACCCTCAACGGCCATTGCAGGCCAGAGTCCTTTCCGTAGAATGGGCCAGCCAAAGAGACTTAACTTTAATCAAGATACTGGTAAAACAAAAATGAGTGCCCTCAGTAAGAAGAAAAACCAGCTGGTCCAGAAAGCAAtttcacagaaaaacaaatctgcCACTACTGCAAAGAAGGCTATTGTCAAAGTTGAAGAAGAGCCGGCCTCTAATGTTTGCCCCCACTGCAGTCGGGAGTTTACTTATCCTGCAAGTCTCAGTAAACATATGGCAGTCAGCTGTCCCATGAAGCCTGTTGTTAAAAGGGGCAAAAAAGGTCTAGCAGAGGTGAAAAAAGAGGCGGTGTCTGTGGTAGACAAAAACATGAATCTTAGAAAGAAAGCTTCAGACTGTGAAATACCACAGACAGAGCTGGAGCCTAAACCCCTGGGAAAGACCAGAGCTCGTAGCTCTGGTGCAGCAGACCCTGAACCCTCCCAGGCAAGCAAAGGAAAAAACTCTGCTACACTAGGCAAACTAAAGAGGCCTGCCTCGTTCCCAGCACCTCTTTCTGCtagcaaaaaaacaaagaaggGCCAAGTTCAGTCTCTACCTCCCACCCCGTCGGCTCTGGACACTCCTAGTGACAGTACGCAACAACGGCCAGCCATGAGAATGCAGCGTATGGGCAAAGAGGCAGCACCCAAGAGATTAGCAGAGGCCAAATCGCCACCACCACAACAGCCGAAGAAAGAGGAGCGGTTCTCCCTTCGATCGAGGGAGAGAGTAGGTGGTCCAGTCACCAGGAGCTTACAAATGGTCAATGCAGCTCCTTCTGCTGAGGTTAAAACGGAAGAACCACCAATTCAAGAGCCAAAAGAGAGTCAG GAGGCGCTGATGAAGTGA
- the prdm2b gene encoding PR domain zinc finger protein 2 isoform X2, translating into MAITGVTVESLDEIPAHVWKGLPDCLSLRPSAINQSRVGVWATQVIPKGKRFGPFVGEKKKRSQVTSNVYMWEVYFPARGWMCVDATDPMKGNWLRYVNWARSSEEQNLFPLEINRAIYYKVLRPIGPGEELLVWYTVEDNPEITAALEEERASTLNRKNSPRAKRARRKLLERARQAGLGGLRKTSVTKPTVKEMWDGKQELKEEDERPSTLGPSQELHETHPIGCTDHRDVEDMSAAMTARGNGEEEEEEEEEDADDDLEEPSESQQQTAQHSPASHSMQNKQPGSSLTCGEESHKDLQGKSECSSHAGQEPEVDPDLDLDPDPDGDLEGDPHGESYPCQHCERHFSTRQGLERHIHIHAITNQQTQLFKCRYCSKSFGSQVGRRRHERRHESGLKKRPGSLAGTASLLSPVMQTDGSSPDCTSPTSQYIAIGSHFTGGLLHNSEMQRKELGPYADRPFILDENGESKELHPCKYCNKAFGTHTNMRRHQRRIHERHLLPKGVRRKGMLLQEASVQQQQQPDESPSTSPPPVYVPSADTEDEVDRDDYTIDISKNISENLSFYIDGKIVSTSSVSTCEVIEVDSRSAALFGLDTVIISPNQISQALKMEGRTSAAKQVSNIGQPAAKRRTSTPPFVPSLKVETESASFTASSSSSSSSTSSSSNLLVGGLFQQAADSSAFQREKTVYLSPKLKQLLQTQDIQKSTIALITESHRLASPLSVTPLPGASGRFKRRTSSPPSSPQLSPASCKAEGVSSFALKVPKLESHSASPTGSLLDKEDGDSQSLSENNMHGQTSSNSGGNSCNQQPLDLSNSVSRRSDSLNKVLGDSALDLSFHRKSNIEPELKGSPAPQPLIKKRKPNTSMLEKVLMNEYLGLPLPGEEGPSALANLSCFHSHSPNVASESAHPSPPSLTPVTMNPSSPGNSSVTSPTPPPPLLPTIPSLPAMPSSPLSQPSDSSALRPLPVLSPKMSPRSVDRKPLSDSEENLCAEESEDEEEDHISEPLDSLNTPLKEPLNCLATSSPPELTSVDLPTTDKDVSLTATFNSLLNGKMNQNLDSVTEKSLAALSPQPESSSASSSPPPPPASHNPSPSLVSQSFPKIKIKEEPQHCVDELSVMNHAPQEGFDSSPQPAAPDKPSDKTSESEEVDSTYCKTFVCNVCEEPFNSIKELSGHITEHAANWPFKCEFCVQLFGDAPALLAHRTTLHGVGRIFVCSVCSKEFAFFCNLQQHQNDLHPNDKCSHTTVESGKLRPQNYTDASRAKEESNPSTPAPEKTDEAAPAPHSDTDLAKEEPDVNGNHTEDGAEDPNEELYTTIKIMASEGGKTKGPDVRLGINQHYPSYKPPPFPYHSRSHAGSVASATNFTTHNIPQTFSTAIRCTKCGNSFDNMPELHKHILACANASDKKRYTPKKNPIPLKQIVKSPNGVVSPSTAIAGQSPFRRMGQPKRLNFNQDTGKTKMSALSKKKNQLVQKAISQKNKSATTAKKAIVKVEEEPASNVCPHCSREFTYPASLSKHMAVSCPMKPVVKRGKKGLAEVKKEAVSVVDKNMNLRKKASDCEIPQTELEPKPLGKTRARSSGAADPEPSQASKGKNSATLGKLKRPASFPAPLSASKKTKKGQVQSLPPTPSALDTPSDSTQQRPAMRMQRMGKEAAPKRLAEAKSPPPQQPKKEERFSLRSRERVGGPVTRSLQMVNAAPSAEVKTEEPPIQEPKESQEALMK; encoded by the exons GTGTTTGGGCCACTCAGGTCATCCCTAAAGGCAAGAGGTTCGGCCCATTTGttggagagaagaaaaaaaggtccCAGGTGACCAGTAATGTGTACATGTGGGAG GTGTATTTCCCAGCACGGGGCTGGATGTGTGTTGACGCCACAGACCCCATGAAGGGGAACTGGCTGCGATACGTGAACTGGGCACGCTCCAGTGAAGAGCAAAATCTTTTCCCCCTGGAGATCAACAGAGCCATTTACTACAAAGTTCTAAGG CCTATCGGGCCAGGAGAGGAGCTGCTGGTGTGGTACACTGTGGAAGACAACCCTGAGATAACAGCTGCACTGGAGGAAGAAAGAGCCAGCACTCTGAACAGGAAAAATTCACCCAGGGCGAAGCGAG CCAGAAGAAAGCTGCTGGAGAGAGCCAGACAAGCTGGTTTGGGTGGTCTTAGGAAAACAAGTGTTACCAAACCTACTGTCAAGGAGATGTGGGATGGTAAACAAG AACTgaaggaggaggatgagaggCCATCAACTTTAGGGCCCTCACAGGAACTCCATGAAACCCATCCCATTGGATGCACTGACCATAGAGATGTGGAGGACATGTCAGCAGCGATGACGGCCAGGGGAAAtggggaagaggaagaagaagaagaggaggaggatgccGATGATGATTTGGAGGAACCGAGTGAATCACAGCAGCAAACTGCTCAGCATTCACCTGCGTCTCATTCCATGCAAAATAAGCAGCCTGGCTCATCACTGACCTGTGGTGAAGAAAGCCATAAGGATTTGCAGGGAAAATCGGAGTGTTCTTCGCATGCAGGACAAGAACCAGAGGTTGATCCTGATCTTGATCTCGACCCCGACCCTGATGGTGACCTTGAAGGTGATCCCCACGGAGAGTCCTATCCCTGTCAGCACTGTGAACGCCATTTCTCCACCAGACAGGGTCTGGAACGTCACATACACATTCATGCCATCACTAACCAGCAAACACAACTGTTCAAGTGCCGGTACTGCAGTAAATCCTTTGGCTCACAGGTGGGGCGGCGGCGGCATGAGAGAAGGCATGAGAGCGGGCTTAAAAAAAGGCCTGGCTCTCTGGCAGGGACTGCTAGTCTACTCAGTCCTGTAATGCAGACTGATGGTTCAAGTCCAGACTGCACCAGCCCAACGAGTCAATATATAGCCATAGGGTCCCATTTTACTGGAGGACTGCTGCACAACTCTGAGATGCAGAGAAAAGAGTTGGGGCCTTATGCTGACCGTCCCTTTATATTGGATGAAAATGGGGAGTCAAAGGAACTCCATCCCTGCAAGTACTGTAATAAAGCATTtggcacacacaccaacatgcGCAGACACCAACGCAGAATACATGAACGGCACTTGTTACCAAAGGGAGTTCGCAGGAAAGGCATGCTGCTGCAAGAGGCGTCagtgcagcaacagcagcagcctgATGAGTCCCCCAGCACCAGCCCTCCGCCCGTCTACGTGCCCAGTGCGGACACAGAAGATGAGGTAGACAGGGATGATTACACAATTGACATATCCAAAAACATCTCTGAGAATTTGAGCTTCTACATTGACGGCAAGATTGTGTCCACCAGTTCAGTGAGCACCTGTGAGGTGATAGAGGTGGATTCCAGATCTGCAGCTCTGTTTGGTCTGGACACAGTCATCATCAGCCCAAATCAGATCAGTCAGGCGCTAAAGATGGAGGGTAGAACGAGTGCTGCAAAGCAGGTTTCCAACATTGGCCAGCCAGCCGCAAAAAGAAGAACATCTACACCACCATTTGTTCCCAGCCTTAAAGTGGAGACAGAATCAGCATCTTTCACAGCCTCTTCATCGTCTTCATCATCCTCTACTTCTTCCTCATCTAACTTGTTAGTGGGTGGACTGTTCCAACAAGCTGCCGATTCATCGGCATTTCAACGAGAGAAAACGGTTTATCTCTCGCCTAAGCTCAAACAGCTCCTTCAGACACAAGACATTCAGAAATCAACCATTGCCCTGATAACAGAAAGCCATAGACTGGCCTCCCCGCTGTCAGTCACACCCCTGCCAGGGGCTTCAGGCAGGTTTAAAAGAAGAACATCCTCTCCCCCGTCATCTCCACAACTCAGTCCTGCGAGCTGTAAAGCTGAGGGGGTGAGCTCATTCGCCCTTAAGGTGCCAAAGCTGGAAAGCCACAGTGCGTCACCTACTGGGAGCCTACTGGACAAGGAAGATGGGGACAGCCAGAGCCTTTCTGAAAATAATATGCACGGCCAAACCTCTTCTAATAGCGGTGGAAATTCCTGTAATCAGCAGCCGTTGGATTTGTCAAACTCCGTCAGTAGGAGGAGTGACAGTTTGAACAAGGTGCTTGGGGATTCAGCTCTTGATTTAAGCTTCCATCGGAAGAGCAACATCGAGCCTGAATTAAAGGGAAGTCCAGCACCACAGCCactaataaaaaagagaaagccTAACACCAGCATGCTTGAAAAGGTGCTGATGAATGAGTATTTAGGTCTACCTTTGCCAGGAGAGGAGGGCCCCTCGGCCTTAGCAAACCTAAGTTGTTTCCATTCTCACTCTCCAAATGTTGCGTCAGAGTCTGCCCACCCCTCTCCACCGTCTTTGACCCCTGTCACCATGAACCCCTCTTCCCCCGGCAACTCCAGTGTGACATCCCCAACACCGCCTCCCCCTCTACTACCTACCATACCTTCTCTGCCAGCTATGCCTAGCTCTCCTCTTTCTCAACCTTCAGACTCCTCTGCActgagacctcttcctgtcctcTCGCCAAAAATGTCTCCAAGATCAGTTGATCGCAAGCCCCTGTCAGACTCGGAAGAGAATTTGTGTGCTGAAGAAAGcgaagatgaggaagaggacCACATCTCTGAGCCACTAGACTCCCTGAACACTCCACTTAAAGAGCCCCTTAATTGTTTAGCAACATCAAGCCCTCCTGAGCTGACATCAGTAGATCTGCCCACTACGGACAAAGATGTTTCTCTGACTGCAACGTTCAACAGTCTGCTAAATGGCAAAATGAACCAAAACCTTGACTCGGTAACGGAGAAATCTCTTGCTGCTCTCTCACCACAGCCAGAATCCTCATCTGCCTcatcatctcctcctcctcctcctgcatcACACAATCCATCCCCATCACTGGTTTCACAATCCTTTCCTAAGATCAAGATAAAAGAAGAGCCTCAGCACTGTGTAGATGAGCTGTCCGTTATGAATCATGCGCCTCAGGAAGGTTTTgactcttcacctcagcctgctGCTCCAGATAAACCGTCTGATAAAACCTCTGAGTCAGAGGAAGTTGACTCCACATACTGCAAGACGtttgtgtgtaatgtctgtGAGGAGCCGTTCAATTCCATCAAAGAGCTCAGTGGACATATCACCGAGCATGCTGCGAATTGGCCCTTCAAGTGTGAATTCTGTGTGCAGCTGTTTGGTGATGCCCCAGCCCTGCTGGCTCACCGGACAACACTACACGGAGTGGGCAGGATCTTTGTGTGCTCTGTCTGTTCCAAGGAGTTTGCATTTTTCTGTAACCTCCAGCAGCACCAAAATGATCTGCATCCAAATGACAAATGTTCACATACCACTGTAGAGAGTGGCAAGCTTAGGCCACAAAACTACACAGATGCATCCAGAGCCAAAGAGGAAAGCAATCCCTCAACACCAGCACCAGAGAAGACTGATGAAGCTGCTCCTGCTCCACACAGTGACACTGATTTAGCAAAAGAAGAGCCTGATGTTAATGGTAATCATACAGAGGATGGTGCGGAGGACCCCAATGAGGAGCTGTACACTACAATAAAGATCATGGCCTCAGAAGGTGGGAAGACTAAAGGCCCGGATGTTCGCCTTGGCATTAACCAACACTACCCCAGTTATAAACCACCCCCTTTTCCTTACCATAGTCGTTCCCACGCTGGCTCGGTGGCCTCCGCTACCAACTTCACCACCCATAACATACCACAAACCTTTAGCACTGCCATACGCTGCACCAAATGTGGCAACAGCTTTGACAACATGCCCGAACTGCACAAGCACATTTTGGCCTGTGCCAATGCAAGTGATAAGAAGCGTTACACTCCCAAGAAAAACCCCATCCCCCTCAAGCAAATAGTGAAGAGTCCGAACGGAGTCGTGTCACCCTCAACGGCCATTGCAGGCCAGAGTCCTTTCCGTAGAATGGGCCAGCCAAAGAGACTTAACTTTAATCAAGATACTGGTAAAACAAAAATGAGTGCCCTCAGTAAGAAGAAAAACCAGCTGGTCCAGAAAGCAAtttcacagaaaaacaaatctgcCACTACTGCAAAGAAGGCTATTGTCAAAGTTGAAGAAGAGCCGGCCTCTAATGTTTGCCCCCACTGCAGTCGGGAGTTTACTTATCCTGCAAGTCTCAGTAAACATATGGCAGTCAGCTGTCCCATGAAGCCTGTTGTTAAAAGGGGCAAAAAAGGTCTAGCAGAGGTGAAAAAAGAGGCGGTGTCTGTGGTAGACAAAAACATGAATCTTAGAAAGAAAGCTTCAGACTGTGAAATACCACAGACAGAGCTGGAGCCTAAACCCCTGGGAAAGACCAGAGCTCGTAGCTCTGGTGCAGCAGACCCTGAACCCTCCCAGGCAAGCAAAGGAAAAAACTCTGCTACACTAGGCAAACTAAAGAGGCCTGCCTCGTTCCCAGCACCTCTTTCTGCtagcaaaaaaacaaagaaggGCCAAGTTCAGTCTCTACCTCCCACCCCGTCGGCTCTGGACACTCCTAGTGACAGTACGCAACAACGGCCAGCCATGAGAATGCAGCGTATGGGCAAAGAGGCAGCACCCAAGAGATTAGCAGAGGCCAAATCGCCACCACCACAACAGCCGAAGAAAGAGGAGCGGTTCTCCCTTCGATCGAGGGAGAGAGTAGGTGGTCCAGTCACCAGGAGCTTACAAATGGTCAATGCAGCTCCTTCTGCTGAGGTTAAAACGGAAGAACCACCAATTCAAGAGCCAAAAGAGAGTCAG GAGGCGCTGATGAAGTGA